One window of Streptomyces sp. NBC_00273 genomic DNA carries:
- a CDS encoding saccharopine dehydrogenase NADP-binding domain-containing protein, translated as MSRAPRIGLLGGAGAVGREVAARLRERGAGEVLIGGRDVAAAEAVVAGVLRGEGRAVEADAHDPVSLRDFCAASDVVVNCAGPSRLLMDRVAVAAIRAGARYVDVGGDDPVYARMTRSSVVGTGSVLLSAGMIPGLTGLLPRYLAGHGFTQVDRLTVYHAVRDRIGRAGAYDFAAGIAAGGDESFAAWRSGAPRSGALRRAADRALPGFTEPVTVHPYLSPEARRTALRLGLRDGDWYSVLFDGQTSAVLGGLPGLTGDGLAAAAERLCRAAEFDLLGRTPRVVLLCQLDGRGNGGAMTRSLVLRAGGAAELVAAAAAVAVDEVVRGHVPAGVHFAADVLDASRAGEALAGDPGVVQLSVHDVPLEQLVPQDEGAI; from the coding sequence GTGAGCCGGGCGCCCAGGATCGGGCTGCTCGGCGGAGCCGGTGCCGTCGGCCGGGAGGTCGCGGCGAGACTCCGGGAACGCGGCGCCGGCGAGGTGCTCATCGGAGGCCGCGACGTGGCGGCGGCCGAGGCCGTGGTCGCAGGAGTGCTGCGGGGTGAAGGACGTGCCGTCGAGGCCGATGCCCACGACCCGGTGTCGCTGCGCGACTTCTGCGCCGCTTCCGATGTGGTGGTCAACTGCGCCGGCCCGTCCCGTTTGCTCATGGACCGCGTCGCGGTGGCGGCGATCCGGGCCGGCGCGCGGTACGTCGACGTCGGTGGCGACGACCCCGTGTACGCGCGGATGACCCGCTCGTCCGTGGTGGGCACCGGCAGCGTGCTGCTCTCCGCGGGAATGATCCCCGGTCTGACCGGCCTGCTCCCGCGCTACCTCGCGGGTCACGGGTTCACGCAGGTGGACCGCCTCACCGTGTACCACGCCGTGCGGGACCGGATCGGCCGGGCCGGCGCCTACGACTTCGCCGCGGGCATCGCCGCGGGCGGTGACGAGTCGTTCGCGGCCTGGCGTTCCGGGGCACCGCGCTCGGGGGCGCTACGGCGCGCGGCCGACCGCGCCCTGCCCGGATTCACCGAACCGGTGACGGTCCACCCCTACCTGTCGCCGGAGGCACGCCGGACCGCGCTGCGGCTCGGCCTCCGAGACGGCGACTGGTACAGCGTGCTGTTCGACGGGCAGACCTCGGCCGTGCTCGGCGGGCTGCCCGGACTCACCGGGGACGGCCTCGCGGCGGCGGCGGAACGGCTCTGCCGCGCGGCGGAGTTCGACCTGCTGGGCCGTACCCCGCGGGTCGTCCTGCTCTGCCAGCTCGACGGGCGCGGAAACGGCGGGGCGATGACCCGCTCGCTGGTGCTGCGGGCCGGCGGAGCCGCGGAACTCGTCGCGGCCGCGGCGGCGGTGGCCGTGGACGAAGTGGTACGCGGCCACGTCCCGGCGGGCGTCCACTTCGCCGCCGACGTGCTGGACGCGTCGCGCGCCGGCGAGGCTCTGGCCGGAGATCCGGGCGTCGTCCAACTGAGCGTCCACGACGTGCCGCTCGAACAACTGGTTCCGCAGGACGAGGGAGCGATATGA
- a CDS encoding thioesterase II family protein translates to MNSTDLTTRQGAAVRYEDCYRVYRPRPAARLRLVCFPHAGGGASFYQRWLRHFPDWVELVIARYPDREDRLGEALPDTLELLADQFATALTPAVDRPTAVFGHSMGAAVAYEVTRRLERRGKNPTRLILSAHPAPHRQRPNAVHRMDDEGLIADVVGLNAASAARFEDPAIRQLVLPTIRADYRLIERYRPASPGRIRTPIAAVINLDDHEVDADEARGWSECTTGDFELRQMPGGHFYLVEQDLEFVRWLVTALRVDPPSWPSTP, encoded by the coding sequence ATGAACAGCACGGATCTGACGACACGGCAGGGCGCGGCGGTTCGCTACGAGGACTGCTACCGCGTCTACCGTCCGCGACCGGCGGCGCGGCTGCGGCTGGTGTGCTTCCCGCACGCCGGAGGCGGCGCAAGCTTCTACCAGCGGTGGCTGCGGCACTTCCCGGACTGGGTCGAACTCGTCATCGCCCGGTACCCGGACCGGGAGGACCGCCTCGGCGAGGCCCTGCCGGACACCCTCGAACTGCTGGCGGACCAGTTCGCCACGGCACTGACGCCGGCCGTCGACCGTCCCACGGCCGTCTTCGGGCACAGCATGGGCGCCGCGGTCGCCTACGAGGTCACCCGGCGGCTGGAGCGGCGCGGCAAGAACCCCACCCGGCTGATCCTGTCCGCGCATCCCGCCCCCCACCGGCAACGGCCCAACGCGGTGCACCGGATGGACGACGAGGGACTGATCGCGGACGTGGTCGGCCTGAACGCAGCCTCGGCCGCCCGCTTCGAGGACCCGGCCATCCGCCAGCTGGTGCTGCCCACCATCCGGGCCGACTACCGGCTCATCGAGAGGTACCGCCCGGCTTCGCCCGGCCGGATCCGCACCCCCATCGCGGCGGTGATCAACCTCGACGACCACGAGGTGGACGCGGACGAGGCCCGTGGCTGGAGCGAATGCACGACGGGGGACTTCGAGCTGCGGCAGATGCCCGGCGGTCACTTCTACCTGGTCGAGCAGGACCTCGAGTTCGTGCGGTGGCTGGTGACGGCGCTGCGCGTCGACCCGCCCAGCTGGCCCTCCACCCCCTGA
- a CDS encoding (2,3-dihydroxybenzoyl)adenylate synthase encodes MNALVSEAPRQREFTPWPEDLAARYRAEGLWSGISLGRVLRDSAARHGARTALVDGPNSWTYAELDAEVDRLAAGLYEEGVAASGERVLVQLPNTAAFVLVCFALFRIGAVPVLAQPAHREHEITQLCRQSGAVAMVIADQRSGFDYRVMAERVRVECPTLRTIVVDGDPGRHRALSGLFADPVPLPEPDPGSPAVLQLSGGTTAVPKLIPRTHDDYLYNARASVMACPLDETDVYLCALPAAHNFPLCAPGVLGALDSGATVVLAPGPSDGDVFPLIERYGVTVTAVVPPIALLWLDAAEDTRYDLSSLRVLQVGGARLGPSAAARIRPVLGCRLQQVFGMAEGLICYTRLDDPDELVETTQGVPMSAADEIAVVDDEDRPVPEGEPGHLLTRGPYTIRGYFRADEHNARAFTADGFYRTGDIVRRLPSGHLVVVDRAKDLVNRGGDKVAADEIEELVASHPGVHDVAVVAEPDDALGERICAFVVAYENGLKGPVIKRHLRDRGLAAYKIPDRFAFIDAMPLTSVGKIDKKELRKRAAELAAKEGRTSS; translated from the coding sequence ATGAACGCACTGGTGAGTGAAGCCCCGCGGCAGCGCGAGTTCACGCCGTGGCCCGAGGACCTGGCCGCGCGGTACCGCGCCGAGGGGCTGTGGAGCGGCATCTCCCTCGGCCGCGTGCTGCGCGACTCCGCGGCCCGCCACGGCGCCCGTACGGCGCTGGTCGACGGCCCGAACAGCTGGACCTACGCCGAGCTGGACGCCGAGGTCGACCGCCTTGCGGCGGGCCTGTACGAGGAGGGGGTGGCCGCCTCGGGCGAGCGCGTGCTCGTCCAACTCCCCAACACCGCCGCGTTCGTGCTCGTGTGTTTCGCTCTGTTCAGGATCGGCGCGGTGCCGGTCCTGGCCCAGCCGGCACACCGCGAGCACGAGATCACGCAGCTGTGCCGGCAGAGCGGGGCCGTGGCGATGGTCATCGCGGACCAGCGGTCGGGGTTCGACTACCGGGTGATGGCCGAGCGGGTCCGGGTGGAGTGTCCGACGCTGCGCACGATCGTCGTCGACGGCGATCCGGGGCGCCACCGCGCGCTGTCCGGTCTGTTCGCCGATCCGGTGCCCCTGCCGGAACCCGATCCGGGGTCCCCCGCGGTGCTGCAGCTGTCGGGCGGTACGACCGCGGTCCCGAAGCTGATCCCGCGTACCCACGACGACTACCTGTACAACGCGCGCGCGAGCGTCATGGCCTGCCCGCTCGACGAGACCGACGTCTATCTGTGCGCACTGCCCGCCGCGCACAACTTCCCGCTCTGCGCGCCGGGCGTCCTGGGCGCGCTGGACAGCGGGGCGACCGTGGTCCTGGCGCCGGGCCCGAGCGACGGCGATGTCTTCCCCCTCATCGAGCGGTACGGGGTGACCGTCACCGCGGTGGTCCCGCCGATCGCGCTGCTGTGGCTCGACGCCGCCGAGGACACCCGGTACGACCTGTCCAGCCTGCGGGTCCTCCAGGTCGGCGGCGCCCGGCTCGGACCGTCCGCCGCGGCAAGGATCCGGCCGGTCCTCGGGTGCCGGCTCCAGCAGGTGTTCGGCATGGCGGAAGGCCTGATCTGCTACACGCGGCTGGACGACCCGGACGAGCTCGTGGAGACGACGCAGGGCGTCCCCATGTCGGCGGCCGACGAGATCGCGGTGGTGGACGACGAGGACCGCCCCGTACCGGAAGGCGAGCCGGGACACCTGCTCACCCGGGGGCCGTACACGATCCGCGGCTACTTCCGCGCGGACGAGCACAACGCGCGTGCCTTCACCGCCGACGGCTTCTACCGTACGGGCGACATCGTGCGCCGTCTGCCGTCCGGCCACCTCGTCGTGGTCGACCGGGCCAAGGACCTCGTCAACCGCGGCGGCGACAAGGTCGCGGCCGACGAGATCGAGGAGCTCGTGGCGAGCCACCCGGGGGTGCATGACGTGGCCGTCGTCGCCGAGCCCGACGACGCGCTGGGCGAACGGATCTGCGCCTTCGTCGTCGCGTACGAGAACGGCCTGAAGGGCCCCGTGATCAAACGGCACCTCCGCGACCGCGGTCTGGCGGCCTACAAGATCCCGGACCGGTTCGCATTCATCGACGCCATGCCGCTCACCTCCGTCGGAAAGATCGACAAGAAGGAGCTGCGCAAGCGTGCCGCGGAGCTGGCGGCCAAGGAAGGACGCACATCATCATGA
- a CDS encoding SDR family NAD(P)-dependent oxidoreductase, which translates to MTYEDPSGLFSVRGKSALVTGAAKGVGALIAQALVEAGATVYLTSRDMAAAEKTAARLSLLGDCVPLAGALATEDDCRALADRLGEHVDQLHLLVNNAAVLHTAPLDDFDDAAWDSALQVNLKAVFHLVKFLRPLLESAAVAGDPARVVNIGSVDGLHVPSAEIYSYAASKAAMHHMTRHLAGRLAPRIAVNAIALGPFESDMLQESLAAEIGLSSPMRRPGGLDDLAGIIQFLGSRSSAFLTGTVIPFDGGLSITR; encoded by the coding sequence ATGACGTACGAGGATCCGTCCGGGCTGTTCTCGGTCCGAGGGAAGTCCGCCCTGGTCACCGGGGCGGCGAAGGGCGTCGGCGCGCTGATCGCCCAGGCCCTGGTCGAAGCGGGCGCGACGGTCTACCTGACCTCCCGTGACATGGCGGCCGCCGAGAAGACGGCCGCCCGGCTCTCGCTGTTGGGCGACTGCGTTCCGCTCGCCGGCGCTCTCGCGACGGAGGACGACTGCCGCGCGCTCGCCGACCGGCTCGGCGAACACGTCGACCAGCTGCACCTGTTGGTGAACAACGCGGCCGTCCTGCACACGGCGCCGCTGGACGACTTCGACGACGCGGCCTGGGACTCGGCGCTCCAAGTCAACCTGAAGGCCGTGTTCCATCTCGTCAAGTTCCTCCGGCCCCTGCTGGAGTCGGCCGCGGTCGCGGGCGACCCGGCCCGTGTCGTCAACATCGGCTCCGTCGACGGGCTGCACGTGCCGTCGGCCGAGATCTACTCCTACGCGGCGAGCAAGGCCGCCATGCACCACATGACCAGGCACCTGGCCGGCCGGCTCGCTCCGCGCATCGCGGTCAACGCCATCGCGCTGGGTCCCTTCGAGTCGGACATGTTGCAGGAGTCGCTGGCCGCCGAGATCGGTCTGAGCTCACCCATGCGCAGGCCCGGCGGGCTGGACGACCTCGCGGGCATCATCCAGTTCCTGGGTTCGCGGAGCTCGGCGTTCCTGACCGGCACGGTGATCCCCTTCGACGGCGGCCTGTCGATCACCCGGTAG
- a CDS encoding ABC transporter ATP-binding protein, translating into MKSEQAQPLEAVGLGELLRPVKSRLGAAIGLQAVAAVVAVVPFAAVAELARVLLVDGPVDKGAAWTVAAVAGGALMLWLVLNTAAGAIAHAADLDFQLSVRRRLVDRLGRVPLGWFTDRGAGGIGKAVQHDVDTMHHLVAHSLLNLTASVVTPLATLVYLFVVDWRMASILMIPLVIGIGLFIKMMVSLDAQTAAYEQAQERIVSRVIEFVEGIAVVKMFGQARRAHRQYAQAADDFTTFFIAWISKGYRATAASALILGPVTILLTVLIGGTALVSSGSLDPLDLLPFAILGLSVAAPLQALDFHGHDMEMAGAAAKRVGALLAAPELAVPDAPQRPETDGGVRVELSGVEFAYDTDRPVLSGIDLALEPGSVTALVGSSGSGKTTLAKLLPRFFDPTAGTVTIGGVDLCDIDPDQLYRLVSFVLQDVQLLDATVRDNIRLARPDADDETVRRAARAAAIDQRIEELPGGYDSMVGKDVRFSGGEAQRISIARAILADTPIVVLDEATAHADPESEAQIQDALSELAVGRTVLVVAHRLASVVGVDRIVVLEQGRMVEQGTHEELLAAGGRYRRMWNLQEQAGAEQTDGHDAYAGAGIAKEEGR; encoded by the coding sequence ATGAAATCGGAGCAGGCGCAACCGTTGGAAGCAGTGGGTCTCGGAGAGTTATTGCGCCCCGTCAAGTCGAGGCTGGGCGCGGCGATCGGGCTGCAGGCCGTCGCTGCGGTGGTCGCCGTGGTGCCGTTCGCCGCGGTGGCGGAACTGGCGAGGGTGCTCCTGGTGGACGGCCCGGTCGACAAGGGCGCGGCATGGACGGTCGCCGCAGTCGCGGGCGGCGCTCTGATGCTGTGGCTGGTGCTGAACACCGCGGCGGGAGCGATCGCCCATGCCGCGGACCTGGATTTCCAGCTCTCGGTGCGACGCAGGTTGGTCGACCGGCTCGGCCGGGTGCCCCTGGGATGGTTCACCGATCGCGGAGCGGGCGGAATCGGGAAGGCGGTCCAGCACGACGTGGACACCATGCACCACCTGGTGGCCCACTCCTTGCTGAACCTCACTGCGAGCGTGGTCACCCCGCTCGCGACCCTGGTCTACCTCTTCGTGGTGGACTGGCGGATGGCATCGATCCTGATGATCCCGCTGGTGATCGGAATCGGGCTGTTCATCAAGATGATGGTGAGCCTGGACGCCCAGACCGCCGCCTACGAGCAGGCCCAGGAGCGCATCGTCTCCAGGGTCATCGAGTTCGTCGAGGGCATTGCCGTCGTCAAGATGTTCGGCCAGGCCCGGCGGGCGCACCGTCAGTACGCGCAGGCAGCCGACGACTTCACGACGTTCTTCATCGCCTGGATCTCCAAGGGCTACCGGGCCACCGCGGCGTCGGCACTGATCCTCGGACCGGTCACGATCCTGCTCACCGTGCTGATCGGCGGCACGGCACTCGTCTCGTCCGGTTCGCTCGACCCGCTCGACCTGCTGCCGTTCGCCATCCTGGGCCTGAGCGTGGCCGCGCCCCTGCAGGCGCTCGACTTCCACGGTCACGACATGGAGATGGCCGGGGCGGCCGCCAAGCGCGTGGGCGCGCTGCTCGCCGCGCCGGAACTCGCGGTCCCCGACGCGCCACAGCGGCCGGAGACCGATGGCGGCGTCCGCGTGGAGCTGTCCGGTGTCGAGTTCGCCTACGACACGGACCGGCCGGTCCTCAGCGGCATCGACCTGGCCCTCGAACCCGGCAGCGTGACCGCCCTCGTGGGGAGCTCGGGTTCGGGCAAGACGACCCTCGCGAAGCTGCTGCCCCGGTTCTTCGACCCGACCGCGGGCACCGTCACCATCGGCGGCGTGGACCTGTGCGACATCGACCCGGACCAGCTGTACCGGCTGGTGTCGTTCGTCCTGCAGGACGTACAGCTGCTCGACGCCACCGTGCGGGACAACATCCGGCTCGCCCGTCCCGACGCGGACGACGAAACGGTGCGCCGCGCGGCTCGCGCGGCCGCCATCGATCAGCGCATCGAGGAACTACCGGGTGGCTACGACTCGATGGTGGGCAAGGACGTCCGCTTCTCCGGCGGCGAGGCACAGCGGATCTCCATCGCCCGGGCGATCCTCGCGGACACCCCGATCGTGGTGCTCGACGAGGCGACCGCCCATGCCGATCCGGAATCGGAGGCGCAGATCCAGGACGCGCTGTCGGAGCTGGCCGTGGGGCGCACCGTGCTCGTCGTCGCGCACCGGCTGGCCTCGGTCGTCGGCGTCGACCGCATCGTGGTCCTCGAACAGGGCCGGATGGTCGAGCAGGGCACGCACGAGGAGCTGCTCGCCGCCGGCGGGCGGTACCGGCGGATGTGGAACCTGCAGGAGCAGGCCGGCGCCGAGCAGACCGACGGCCACGACGCCTACGCCGGCGCCGGCATCGCGAAGGAGGAAGGGCGATGA
- a CDS encoding ABC transporter ATP-binding protein — protein MIRRLFTALGPKHDRALRRLLAWFTVAAVLQGVAFVMLVPALRELLGDEPERAWPWVITLAVLWLGYAAVSYPATLAGYGTGAAMSRDLHHRIGDKVAQLPLAWFTPDRVGGLGRLASQRVVDIMGVPAHLLHQLVDTFVTPAVVVLAMFLFDWRLALSMTVAALAVALVYRVAGRGMAAADKEADRIHADAAVRIVEFARAQPVLRAFGRTAQGHAALDDSLVAQHAAGRRMLRASMPGLVWLAFIAQASFIVLLALGTRLALGGSLEAPEFIALLVLSARFVEPIMLTSELGGAIRVAENALTEINELIDTETLPEPQTSRRADGADIELDDVRFGYNGSMVLDGLSMRVPQGRMTALVGPSGAGKTTVIRLIARFFDPDAGAVRVGGVDVREMRTEDLTSLISAVFQDVYLFDGTILENVRLGRPDATDEEVYAAARTARVNQIADRLPGGWEAPVGEGGSRLSGGERQRISMARALLKDTPIVLFDEATAALDAENEHALQEAMAALARDRTVLVIAHRLHTLREADHIIVLGDGRVVEEGVHDDLVARDGRYAHFWRERRRAQGWHLAKSAAVR, from the coding sequence ATGATCCGTCGACTGTTCACCGCACTGGGCCCGAAGCACGACCGCGCACTGCGCAGGCTGCTGGCCTGGTTCACCGTCGCCGCCGTACTCCAAGGCGTCGCGTTCGTCATGCTCGTCCCCGCCCTGCGCGAACTGCTCGGCGACGAGCCGGAACGGGCCTGGCCGTGGGTGATCACCCTCGCGGTGCTGTGGCTCGGCTACGCGGCGGTGAGCTACCCGGCGACACTGGCCGGTTACGGCACGGGGGCGGCCATGAGCCGCGACCTGCACCACCGGATCGGGGACAAGGTCGCCCAGCTCCCGCTGGCGTGGTTCACCCCCGACCGCGTCGGCGGACTCGGGCGGCTGGCCTCGCAGCGCGTGGTCGACATCATGGGCGTGCCCGCCCACCTGCTGCACCAGTTGGTCGACACCTTCGTCACGCCCGCCGTCGTGGTGCTGGCGATGTTCCTGTTCGACTGGCGACTGGCCCTGTCGATGACCGTCGCCGCGCTCGCCGTGGCGCTGGTGTACCGGGTGGCGGGCCGCGGAATGGCGGCGGCCGACAAGGAGGCGGACCGCATCCACGCCGACGCCGCCGTACGGATCGTGGAATTCGCCCGCGCCCAGCCGGTGCTCCGGGCCTTCGGCCGTACGGCGCAGGGGCACGCCGCGCTCGACGACTCGCTGGTCGCGCAGCACGCGGCCGGTCGACGCATGCTGCGCGCGAGCATGCCCGGTCTGGTCTGGCTCGCCTTCATCGCACAGGCGTCGTTCATCGTGCTGCTGGCGCTCGGAACCCGCCTGGCGCTCGGCGGATCCCTGGAGGCGCCCGAGTTCATCGCGCTGCTCGTGCTGTCCGCCCGGTTCGTCGAGCCGATCATGCTCACCTCCGAACTGGGCGGCGCGATCCGGGTGGCCGAGAACGCGCTGACCGAGATCAATGAACTGATCGACACGGAGACGCTGCCCGAACCGCAGACGTCGCGCCGGGCGGACGGCGCCGACATCGAACTCGACGACGTGCGCTTCGGCTACAACGGCTCCATGGTCCTGGACGGACTGTCGATGCGGGTGCCGCAGGGCCGGATGACCGCGTTGGTGGGTCCGTCCGGCGCCGGCAAGACGACCGTGATCAGGCTGATCGCGCGGTTCTTCGACCCGGACGCCGGGGCGGTGCGCGTCGGCGGCGTGGACGTGCGCGAGATGCGGACCGAGGACCTCACGTCCCTCATCTCGGCCGTGTTCCAGGACGTCTACCTCTTCGACGGAACGATCCTGGAGAACGTACGCCTCGGCAGGCCCGACGCGACCGACGAGGAGGTCTACGCCGCGGCCCGCACGGCGCGCGTCAACCAGATCGCCGACCGGCTGCCGGGCGGCTGGGAAGCACCCGTCGGAGAGGGCGGGAGCCGGCTCTCCGGTGGTGAGCGCCAGCGCATCTCGATGGCGCGCGCACTGCTCAAGGACACCCCGATCGTGCTGTTCGACGAGGCGACCGCGGCCCTGGACGCCGAGAACGAGCACGCCCTGCAAGAGGCGATGGCGGCACTCGCGCGGGACCGCACCGTACTGGTCATCGCCCACCGGCTGCACACCTTGCGCGAGGCGGACCACATCATCGTGCTCGGCGACGGCCGGGTCGTGGAGGAGGGCGTCCACGACGACCTCGTCGCACGCGACGGCCGGTACGCGCACTTCTGGCGGGAACGCCGCCGTGCGCAGGGCTGGCACCTGGCGAAGTCCGCGGCGGTCCGCTGA
- a CDS encoding aminotransferase class III-fold pyridoxal phosphate-dependent enzyme, with protein MERQSTEGSVFRPATAGLLDRIERRIADQKCTFLTSSNYMNEASTKLAYLIGSSLTARGGAPLYRSFLINSTVEALSGAMKLARQTSVRNKRHDGGWILMIDAKGVFAPFVDPTSKGVERAMTPHVVVVTSAVQATEALPEHSWSAVVVVRDGSADTSTAELEPLLRTVRSQGGMVVLCDSELELGDVSLFTGPLGADVIVYGESLGGNQVPFGCFTMTEQAYEIWNNDVDCYAQTSTFGGNTFCAEVVLATLDEHGLISPEQRRTLAEIDADRDTMRAYWARYVNPSMAKMEMIVGMHLEVERASGARLHLDDGREILDCCGGFGSNFRGHNPPDVPAEVLAVHDPEHDYYADLEEFLTGLTGFDKAFPAVSGATAVDQAAALAMLANPTRTKVVTFTGNFAGKSLFAINLSKEGPQVTESDEDAFRPYYHDLVYIDPFGDDAVHRLREVLSSGEVALVWFEAIRGGMCQLLPERILRTVEQLRGTGGYLIGVDEVLSGGWRTGNDYLAHQQMLRHVDLVAIGKAMTDMLFPVSSVLCTQEVFDRAMATDAGQVSMRSRYFRNGLGAHIAHHALRHMSDPAARERAVAAQRILEAGIRRLAEESPLFGKVEGRGAMLRLRLNDTYFPFGRSKFGVLLEMAAAQLVFERSGIFVFMLRFLHRTMTTEEDAREVVRRLEAGMRGVRARHLYRFMASRMLYAMSARKLSGVVAGRLARPRYVTGK; from the coding sequence GTGGAGCGACAGTCGACCGAGGGCTCGGTGTTCAGACCTGCGACCGCCGGCCTGCTGGACCGAATAGAGCGCCGCATCGCCGATCAGAAGTGCACCTTCCTGACGTCCAGCAACTACATGAACGAGGCGAGCACCAAGCTGGCCTACCTCATCGGCTCGTCGCTCACCGCGCGCGGTGGCGCACCCCTCTATCGAAGCTTCCTCATCAACTCGACGGTCGAGGCGCTCTCCGGCGCGATGAAGCTGGCCCGGCAGACCTCCGTGCGCAACAAGCGGCACGACGGCGGCTGGATCCTGATGATCGACGCGAAGGGCGTCTTCGCACCCTTCGTCGACCCCACCTCCAAGGGGGTCGAGAGGGCGATGACACCGCACGTCGTGGTGGTGACCAGTGCCGTGCAGGCGACGGAGGCGCTACCGGAGCACTCCTGGTCGGCTGTCGTGGTCGTACGCGACGGATCGGCCGACACCTCGACGGCCGAACTGGAACCGCTGCTCAGGACCGTCCGCTCCCAGGGCGGCATGGTGGTGCTCTGCGACAGCGAACTCGAACTCGGTGACGTCAGCCTCTTCACCGGACCGCTGGGCGCCGACGTGATCGTCTACGGGGAGAGCCTCGGCGGAAACCAGGTGCCGTTCGGCTGCTTCACCATGACCGAGCAGGCGTACGAGATCTGGAACAACGACGTCGACTGCTACGCCCAGACCTCCACCTTCGGCGGCAACACCTTCTGCGCCGAGGTCGTGCTGGCGACACTCGACGAGCACGGACTGATCAGCCCCGAACAGCGCAGGACACTGGCGGAGATCGACGCCGACCGGGACACGATGCGCGCGTACTGGGCGCGGTACGTCAACCCCTCCATGGCCAAGATGGAAATGATCGTCGGCATGCACCTGGAGGTCGAGCGCGCGAGCGGCGCCCGGCTGCACCTCGACGACGGACGCGAGATCCTGGACTGCTGCGGCGGCTTCGGCAGCAACTTCCGCGGGCACAACCCGCCGGACGTCCCCGCCGAGGTGCTGGCGGTCCACGACCCGGAGCACGACTACTACGCGGACCTCGAAGAGTTCCTCACCGGGTTGACCGGTTTCGACAAGGCCTTCCCCGCGGTCAGCGGGGCGACCGCGGTCGACCAGGCCGCCGCCCTCGCGATGCTGGCCAACCCGACGCGTACCAAGGTGGTCACCTTCACCGGCAACTTCGCCGGCAAGTCCTTGTTCGCCATCAACCTGAGCAAAGAGGGCCCGCAGGTCACCGAATCCGACGAGGACGCCTTCCGTCCCTACTACCACGACCTGGTCTACATCGACCCGTTCGGTGACGACGCGGTCCACAGGCTGCGGGAGGTGCTCTCCTCCGGAGAGGTCGCGCTGGTGTGGTTCGAGGCCATCCGCGGCGGCATGTGCCAGCTCCTGCCGGAGCGCATCCTGCGTACGGTCGAGCAGCTGCGCGGGACGGGCGGCTACCTGATCGGTGTCGACGAGGTGCTGTCCGGCGGATGGCGCACGGGGAACGACTACCTCGCCCATCAGCAGATGCTGCGCCACGTCGACCTGGTGGCGATCGGCAAGGCCATGACGGACATGCTCTTCCCGGTCTCGTCGGTGCTGTGCACGCAGGAGGTCTTCGACCGGGCCATGGCGACGGACGCCGGCCAGGTCTCCATGCGCAGCAGGTACTTCCGCAACGGATTGGGCGCGCACATCGCGCACCACGCCCTGCGGCACATGAGCGACCCGGCCGCGCGCGAGCGGGCGGTTGCGGCCCAGCGCATCCTCGAGGCCGGGATCCGGCGCCTCGCCGAGGAATCGCCGCTCTTCGGGAAGGTCGAGGGCCGGGGAGCGATGCTGCGGCTCCGGCTCAACGACACGTACTTCCCCTTCGGCAGGTCCAAGTTCGGCGTACTGCTCGAAATGGCGGCGGCGCAGCTGGTCTTCGAACGCAGCGGAATCTTCGTGTTCATGCTGCGCTTCCTGCACCGGACCATGACGACCGAGGAAGACGCCCGCGAGGTGGTGCGCCGACTGGAAGCGGGCATGCGTGGCGTCCGCGCACGACACCTGTACCGCTTCATGGCGAGCAGGATGCTCTACGCGATGTCGGCGCGGAAGCTCTCCGGCGTGGTGGCCGGACGGCTCGCCCGGCCCCGCTACGTCACCGGCAAGTGA
- a CDS encoding class I SAM-dependent methyltransferase, whose protein sequence is MSKQEKWRAYWDKMAAGYDKDMKFWDRLLYEGQREWVCSRADGEVLEVAIGTGLNLPFYPSGIRLTGIDISDRMLEAARARADELGREVELRKGDAHQLPFGEATFDTVVCTLSMCAIPDVDRAMREIHRVLRPGGRFVCIDHVVSPNWLLRGIQGVIERFSVPSAGEHLRRRPIENVRSTGFDIKETDRLKGGHVERLVAVK, encoded by the coding sequence GTGAGCAAGCAGGAGAAGTGGCGTGCGTACTGGGACAAGATGGCGGCCGGCTATGACAAGGACATGAAGTTCTGGGACCGGCTGCTCTACGAGGGCCAGCGGGAATGGGTGTGCAGCCGGGCGGACGGAGAGGTCCTGGAGGTCGCGATCGGGACCGGTCTCAACCTGCCCTTCTACCCGTCCGGCATCAGGCTGACCGGCATCGACATCAGCGACAGGATGCTGGAAGCCGCGCGAGCGCGCGCCGACGAATTGGGGCGCGAGGTCGAGCTGCGCAAGGGTGACGCGCATCAACTCCCCTTCGGGGAAGCTACGTTCGACACGGTCGTCTGCACGCTGAGCATGTGCGCCATTCCCGACGTGGACCGGGCGATGCGGGAGATCCACCGGGTGTTGCGCCCCGGCGGCCGTTTCGTCTGCATCGACCACGTGGTGAGTCCCAACTGGCTGCTCCGAGGCATCCAGGGGGTCATCGAACGGTTCAGCGTGCCGTCGGCGGGTGAGCATCTGCGCCGCCGTCCGATCGAGAACGTCCGCTCGACGGGCTTCGACATCAAGGAGACGGACCGTCTCAAGGGCGGGCACGTGGAGCGTCTGGTCGCCGTCAAGTAG